Proteins encoded by one window of Pelecanus crispus isolate bPelCri1 chromosome 24, bPelCri1.pri, whole genome shotgun sequence:
- the BCAP31 gene encoding B-cell receptor-associated protein 31 isoform X2, giving the protein MSLQWTAVATFLYAEVFLVLLLCVPFVSAARWQKIFKSRLVGLAVAYGNTVFVVLIVILVLLLLDALRETRKYDVTERVALQSSPGALEHFHMKLFRAQRNLYLAGFALLLSFLLRRLVTLISQQAVLGASSEAFRKQAEGASQAARRYMEDNDALRKLQEAGGDGRSPSPSHDENETETLKAKVEKLKEELAASKRTLEKAENEVQAMRRQAEGLTREYDRLLDQHARLQAAHDGPRDKKEE; this is encoded by the exons ATGAGTCTGCAGTGGACGGCGGTCGCCACCTTTCTCTACGCCGAGGTCTTCCTCGTCCTCCTGCTCTGCGTCCCCTTCGTCTCGGCCGCCAG ATGGCAGAAGATCTTCAAGTCGCGCTTGGTGGGCCTGGCCGTGGCCTACGGCAACACCGTCTTCGTCGTCCTCATCGTCATCCTCGTCCTCCTTCTCCTAG ACGCCCTGCGGGAGACCCGTAAGTACGACGTGACGGAGcgggtggccctgcagagcagccctggcgCCCTCGAGCACTTCCACATGAAGCTTTTCCGGGCCCAGCGCAACCTCTACCTGGCCGGCTTCgccctcctgctctcctt CCTCCTGCGCCGCCTGGTCACCCTCATCTCGCAGCAGGCCGTGCTGGGCGCCTCCAGCGAGGCATTCCGGAAACAGGCGGAAGGCGCCAGCCAAGCCGCCCGCCGCTACATGGAGGACAACGACGCTTTGCGGAAG ctgcaggaggcgGGGGGCGATGGGCGCAGCCCGTCCCCCTCCCACGACGAGAACGAGACTGAGACCCTCAAGGCCAAGGTGGAGAAGCTGAAGGaggagctggcagccagcaaGCGCA ctctggagaaggcagagaacGAGGTGCAGGCCATGCGGCGCCAGGCCGAGGGGCTGACGCGCGAGTACGACCGGCTGCTGGACCAGCACGCCCGCCTGCAG gcagccCACGATGGCCCCCGGGACAAGAAGGAGGAGTGA
- the BCAP31 gene encoding B-cell receptor-associated protein 31 isoform X1, giving the protein MSLQWTAVATFLYAEVFLVLLLCVPFVSAARWQKIFKSRLVGLAVAYGNTVFVVLIVILVLLLLDALRETRKYDVTERVALQSSPGALEHFHMKLFRAQRNLYLAGFALLLSFLLRRLVTLISQQAVLGASSEAFRKQAEGASQAARRYMEDNDALRKQLQEAGGDGRSPSPSHDENETETLKAKVEKLKEELAASKRTLEKAENEVQAMRRQAEGLTREYDRLLDQHARLQAAHDGPRDKKEE; this is encoded by the exons ATGAGTCTGCAGTGGACGGCGGTCGCCACCTTTCTCTACGCCGAGGTCTTCCTCGTCCTCCTGCTCTGCGTCCCCTTCGTCTCGGCCGCCAG ATGGCAGAAGATCTTCAAGTCGCGCTTGGTGGGCCTGGCCGTGGCCTACGGCAACACCGTCTTCGTCGTCCTCATCGTCATCCTCGTCCTCCTTCTCCTAG ACGCCCTGCGGGAGACCCGTAAGTACGACGTGACGGAGcgggtggccctgcagagcagccctggcgCCCTCGAGCACTTCCACATGAAGCTTTTCCGGGCCCAGCGCAACCTCTACCTGGCCGGCTTCgccctcctgctctcctt CCTCCTGCGCCGCCTGGTCACCCTCATCTCGCAGCAGGCCGTGCTGGGCGCCTCCAGCGAGGCATTCCGGAAACAGGCGGAAGGCGCCAGCCAAGCCGCCCGCCGCTACATGGAGGACAACGACGCTTTGCGGAAG cagctgcaggaggcgGGGGGCGATGGGCGCAGCCCGTCCCCCTCCCACGACGAGAACGAGACTGAGACCCTCAAGGCCAAGGTGGAGAAGCTGAAGGaggagctggcagccagcaaGCGCA ctctggagaaggcagagaacGAGGTGCAGGCCATGCGGCGCCAGGCCGAGGGGCTGACGCGCGAGTACGACCGGCTGCTGGACCAGCACGCCCGCCTGCAG gcagccCACGATGGCCCCCGGGACAAGAAGGAGGAGTGA
- the BCAP31 gene encoding B-cell receptor-associated protein 31 isoform X3 produces the protein MSLQWTAVATFLYAEVFLVLLLCVPFLCPRRWQKIFKSRLVGLAVAYGNTVFVVLIVILVLLLLDALRETRKYDVTERVALQSSPGALEHFHMKLFRAQRNLYLAGFALLLSFLLRRLVTLISQQAVLGASSEAFRKQAEGASQAARRYMEDNDALRKEAGGDGRSPSPSHDENETETLKAKVEKLKEELAASKRTLEKAENEVQAMRRQAEGLTREYDRLLDQHARLQAAHDGPRDKKEE, from the exons ATGAGTCTGCAGTGGACGGCGGTCGCCACCTTTCTCTACGCCGAGGTCTTCCTCGTCCTCCTGCTCTGCGTCCCCTTC CTCTGCCCCCGCAGATGGCAGAAGATCTTCAAGTCGCGCTTGGTGGGCCTGGCCGTGGCCTACGGCAACACCGTCTTCGTCGTCCTCATCGTCATCCTCGTCCTCCTTCTCCTAG ACGCCCTGCGGGAGACCCGTAAGTACGACGTGACGGAGcgggtggccctgcagagcagccctggcgCCCTCGAGCACTTCCACATGAAGCTTTTCCGGGCCCAGCGCAACCTCTACCTGGCCGGCTTCgccctcctgctctcctt CCTCCTGCGCCGCCTGGTCACCCTCATCTCGCAGCAGGCCGTGCTGGGCGCCTCCAGCGAGGCATTCCGGAAACAGGCGGAAGGCGCCAGCCAAGCCGCCCGCCGCTACATGGAGGACAACGACGCTTTGCGGAAG gaggcgGGGGGCGATGGGCGCAGCCCGTCCCCCTCCCACGACGAGAACGAGACTGAGACCCTCAAGGCCAAGGTGGAGAAGCTGAAGGaggagctggcagccagcaaGCGCA ctctggagaaggcagagaacGAGGTGCAGGCCATGCGGCGCCAGGCCGAGGGGCTGACGCGCGAGTACGACCGGCTGCTGGACCAGCACGCCCGCCTGCAG gcagccCACGATGGCCCCCGGGACAAGAAGGAGGAGTGA